Genomic segment of Pochonia chlamydosporia 170 chromosome 1, whole genome shotgun sequence:
CAACCACCTCATTCACTGCGGGCAAGCAGACAAACCGGGGAGCCTGTGCAGGGCTGGGCAGGGCAGGGCCAGGACCAACGAAGCCGGagccatgtcatgtcatgacATGGAAATCAGTAAAGGCATTTGAGGCTCTTTTTACCATAATCGGCACGCCTGAACAACATACTCAAGCCATACTCTCTGTTCTAGCACTCCGACCAACCGGAAGAACTCACGACACCAAGCTTTGGGGCATCAAATTCTCGCCCGTCTTGCCCATTTTGgcttctccatccatccatcctggCTCACCTCCATCCTGGTCTATTTTTCTATTGTCTACCTGGTCTACCTACGCGGGCTTCTGCTAGTCGACTGGATCACGGCCAAGTTTTGTGACCTGTGTCTTGGGGCAGAGCTACCCTGACGATAACTTCCACaccatacggagtacgccCGCCATCTTTGACTTGTCCGTGGGTCATTTGCCGCCACATCCCAAGACCCTGACCGAAACAAGAACAGCCTCAGCTTTGGGTCAATCAACAAGCCTAGGAATCTTGCATATCTGACGTCTCGAGCTATCCCTCCCAGTCAAGACTGTATACTTCCCCATCGTCCGGACTCCAGAACCGCCTACTACGACACGCACAGTCCGTCTGTCacttgctcttcttgtcatcATGCAGCCATCACCCCCGGCAGGTCAGGATGGCCAGCTCATCCATGGTTTCCAGATCAGTTTAGCCTCGTTACAACATTCTCCAGCCTCGTCATTATCCGAGGGGGTCTGGCTAGAAGATGTATCGGACACTCCACTTCGTGGCCCGAGTGATGAGCTGGCCAGCCAGTCTTTACCAGAGGCTACTGATGCCCAACCCTGTTCTTCATATCTTGTCGATTCGTATTCAGGGATGGGGGCTGCGATGGACAATTGCCGTTCCGCAGAACttgttgttgacatggacgccaGTTCTGATATTGACGGGGCTGTCGAGGATGGGCCGCAAAGTTGTGATGAAAGCAATGATACCCAGTTGACCCCTAACCCACACAGCCTTGTTACTACTGCCGTGAATTCTTTGGCTCCCCTGGAATGCCTACCTAACGAGGTGCTGCTTAATGTCCTTGGGTTCTTGGACGTTGGTGATTTATTGGCCACATCTAGGGTAAGCTGACCGTGTGTTTACTTCTTTGCGAATACTGGTGATTTGTCATGTCCTTTCATCTGGTTCTTCTTGATCATTGCTTTCTCCAATAATCTTTGAGCTAAATAGTCTGTTTTGTATTCAGACACTGTAAAAAGTGCACTTGTCTTCTAACAGGCACCCCCAAATGGTCCTCATACTAATTCGTAATCCCAGAccaatcatcttcttcgaAGTTTATCCCTCGCTCCTATCCTTCACCATTATCGACTTCGGCGTAATCGCCAGATCCTGCCTCCGTTGCTTTCATCTCCCAGCAGACCCACGGTCGCGGACCTCATTGCGCGGTCCATCTTTCTCACTCACACATCCGTCGTTTCCCGCCGCCTGGCGTGGTCCCTGGTCTCGATCCGTCTATCACGAAGGTTAGCTGCTCGACCTTCTCCCGAGGCTCTTGTACAGCGATGTGTTCTGCCCAAAGAATGCGTGCCTGGCATGGCATCAGTTCACATTGCACCAGGCATAGTAGCCAAGAGAAAGGCCATTGAAAAGGAAAAGGTCAAAGATGGACTAAGGCGCTGGATCGCGGCGAAATGGAAGGGTGAGCATAGGGAacgggaggaggagttgagACGATGGCATGAGAGCAAGGGAATAGGCCGTGTTTGGAAGCTGACCAAGTTTTGGGAACGTGTGAGTCGGGGAGATGAGGTGTGATTTCGGTGAAGATGCTTACTTTATGGGAACATATGGGGATTGTTTCGGACATCAAGGTTTGATGCTGTTTGATCGTTGGCGAAACCTAAATTCGACTGCGTTTTGTATAATAGGTGTTTGGGAACGGGATGTTTCATGCATATAGCAAGCGGGATCTTGCGTGGTTTGTGACCGGAGCTATTGACTGTCTATTCGTATTGCTGATATAACCTAATCAATATACTCATACATCAAGGAAGGAACCGAATCTGGACCATTACGTTGAATGTGTGAAAAGAATTTAGCTCCATTGTCACGTTCATACACACGCACATCTAATCACACCCCACTCAGTCTGGCTCGACACCGTAGGAATATAGTCCAATGTCCAATTATACAAATATGTAATATGCAACCCATAATATACACCCTAACAAGCCGACCTGCCATGTTGACTGAGACGCCAACTCTGAATACAAGTCCCGAAACGCCTTTATGTGCGGAACCGAAAGCCATCCCaatcatcctcctc
This window contains:
- a CDS encoding F-box domain-containing protein (similar to Metarhizium robertsii ARSEF 23 XP_007818088.2) encodes the protein MQPSPPAGQDGQLIHGFQISLASLQHSPASSLSEGVWLEDVSDTPLRGPSDELASQSLPEATDAQPCSSYLVDSYSGMGAAMDNCRSAELVVDMDASSDIDGAVEDGPQSCDESNDTQLTPNPHSLVTTAVNSLAPLECLPNEVLLNVLGFLDVGDLLATSRTNHLLRSLSLAPILHHYRLRRNRQILPPLLSSPSRPTVADLIARSIFLTHTSVVSRRLAWSLVSIRLSRRLAARPSPEALVQRCVLPKECVPGMASVHIAPGIVAKRKAIEKEKVKDGLRRWIAAKWKGEHREREEELRRWHESKGIGRVWKLTKFWERV